Proteins from a single region of Lampris incognitus isolate fLamInc1 chromosome 16, fLamInc1.hap2, whole genome shotgun sequence:
- the numb gene encoding protein numb homolog isoform X3: MNKLRQSFRRKKDVYVPESSRPHQWQTDEEAVRTGKCSFAVKYLGHVEVEESRGMHICEEAVKRLKTAGKKAVRAVLWVSADGLRVVDDKTKDLILDQTIEKVSFCAPDRNFERAFSYICRDGTTRRWICHCFMAIKDSGERLSHAVGCAFAACLERKQKREKECGVTATFDANRTTFTREGSFRVTTATEAAEREEVMRQLQDAKNETDVKVAVPVSLAACATNSTAPQAGGSPSPSSSPPLSSSTLGPQAIPRRHAPAEALARQGSFRGFPALSQKTSPFKRQLSLRMNELPSTMQRKSDFPIKNTEVCSGVPPPVPEVEGEGDSISSLCTQITTAFSGAPEDPFSSAPMAKPASSPQSPVAPGSDWSSPTPVIVVPPTSSPAMPSHKRTPSEADRWLEEVSKSVRAHQPSPIMAAVATPPGPQFTAPMPMPVASVPPLAFMPSLPSAVPILPPRQPTYHTQAPASFPMSNGLPFSQPSVPVVGITPSQMVANVFGSAAQPQPFSAPPAAIPQYDAHATGTASPFSKPPQPAAAHPAPLQPSNGSIAFNGSDSWAIPSQPAPTSPAPQLPSQQQADAFEAQWAALESRSRQRTSPSPTNPFSSELHKTFEIQL; encoded by the exons TACCTGGGCCATGTGGAGGTGGAGGAGTCACGGGGCATGCACATCTGCGAGGAAGCCGTAAAGCGCCTGAAGACG GCAGGGAAGAAGGCGGTCCGGGCGGTGTTGTGGGTGTCGGCAGATGGCCTCCGTGTCGTGGACGACAAAACCAAG GACCTGATTTTGGACCAGACGATAGAGAAGGTGTCTTTCTGCGCTCCGGACCGGAACTTTGAGCGGGCGTTCTCGTATATCTGTAGGGACGGCACCACACGGCGCTGGATCTGCCACTGTTTCATGGCCATCAAGGACTCG GGGGAGCGTCTCAGCCACGCAGTCGGCTGCGCATTTGCTGCCTGCCTTGAGCGCAAGCAGAAGCGGGAGAAAGAGTGCGGGGTCACAGCCACCTTTGATGCCAACAGAACCACCTTCACTCGCGAGGGTTCATTCCGCGTCACCACAGCGACAGAGGCGGCCGAGCGGGAGGAGGTCATGAGGCAACTACAGGACGCCAAGAACG AGACTGATGTGAAGGTAGCGGTTCCTGTGAGCTTGGCCGCATGTGCAACCAATTCGACGGCACCCCAGGCAGGAGGGTCCCCATCCCCGTCGTCCTCCCCACCGCTCTCGTCGTCCACCTTGGGGCCCCAGGCCATACCCCGCAGACACGCCCCTGCCGAGGCACTCGCTAGACAGGGCTCCTTCAGAGGCTTCCCGGCCCTCAGTCAGAAGACCTCCCCATTTAAACGCCAGCTTTCTCTGCGCATGAACGAGCTACCCTCCACCATGCAGCGCAAGTCGGACTTCCCCATCAAAAACACAG AAGTGTGCTCTGGTGTCCCTCCTCCAGTCCCAGAGGtagaaggagagggagacagcATCAGCTCGCTGTGCACCCAGATCACCACAGCCTTCAGTGGGGCCCCAGAGGACCCCTTCTCCTCAGCCCCCATGGCCAAACCAGCCTCTTCCCCACAGTCTCCTGTAGCACCag GAAGTGACTGGTCATCCCCAACACCGGTGATAGTAGTCCCGCCTACGTCCTCCCCAGCCATGCCCTCCCACAAACGCACACCGTCGGAGGCTGATCGCTGGTTGGAGGAGGTGTCCAAATCTGTCCGAGCCCATCAACCCAGCCCCATCATGGCAGCCGTGGCCACACCCCCGGGCCCGCAGTTCACCGCCCCCATGCCTATGCCTGTGGCATCCGTACCCCCGCTGGCCTTCATGCCGTCACTGCCCTCCGCAGTGCCCATTCTGCCCCCCCGCCAGCCCACCTACCACACCCAGGCCCCCGCCTCCTTCCCCATGTCCAACGGGCTACCTTTCTCACAGCCCAGTGTGCCTGTGGTGGGCATCACCCCTTCGCAGATGGTGGCCAATGTGTTTGGCTCAGCCGCTCAGCCCCAGCCATTCTCTGCCCCACCCGCCGCAATACCCCAGTACGATGCGCACGCCACCGGCAccgccagccctttcagcaaacCCCCCCAGCCGGCCGCCGCCCACCCTGCCCCACTCCAGCCGTCTAATGGCAGCATAGCCTTCAACGGGTCGGACAGTTGGGCCATCCCCTCCCAGCCTGCTCCCACCTCCCCTGCACCCCAGCTGCCCTCCCAGCAGCAGGCGGATGCCTTCGAGGCCCAGTGGGCAGCCCTGGAGAGCCGCTCCCGCCAGcgcacctccccctcccccacgaatcCCTTCTCCAGCGAGCTGCACAAGACCTTTGAGATCCAGCTCTGA
- the numb gene encoding protein numb homolog isoform X2: MNKLRQSFRRKKDVYVPESSRPHQWQTDEEAVRTGKCSFAVKYLGHVEVEESRGMHICEEAVKRLKTAGKKAVRAVLWVSADGLRVVDDKTKDLILDQTIEKVSFCAPDRNFERAFSYICRDGTTRRWICHCFMAIKDSGERLSHAVGCAFAACLERKQKREKECGVTATFDANRTTFTREGSFRVTTATEAAEREEVMRQLQDAKNAETDVKVAVPVSLAACATNSTAPQAGGSPSPSSSPPLSSSTLGPQAIPRRHAPAEALARQGSFRGFPALSQKTSPFKRQLSLRMNELPSTMQRKSDFPIKNTEVCSGVPPPVPEVEGEGDSISSLCTQITTAFSGAPEDPFSSAPMAKPASSPQSPVAPGSDWSSPTPVIVVPPTSSPAMPSHKRTPSEADRWLEEVSKSVRAHQPSPIMAAVATPPGPQFTAPMPMPVASVPPLAFMPSLPSAVPILPPRQPTYHTQAPASFPMSNGLPFSQPSVPVVGITPSQMVANVFGSAAQPQPFSAPPAAIPQYDAHATGTASPFSKPPQPAAAHPAPLQPSNGSIAFNGSDSWAIPSQPAPTSPAPQLPSQQQADAFEAQWAALESRSRQRTSPSPTNPFSSELHKTFEIQL, encoded by the exons TACCTGGGCCATGTGGAGGTGGAGGAGTCACGGGGCATGCACATCTGCGAGGAAGCCGTAAAGCGCCTGAAGACG GCAGGGAAGAAGGCGGTCCGGGCGGTGTTGTGGGTGTCGGCAGATGGCCTCCGTGTCGTGGACGACAAAACCAAG GACCTGATTTTGGACCAGACGATAGAGAAGGTGTCTTTCTGCGCTCCGGACCGGAACTTTGAGCGGGCGTTCTCGTATATCTGTAGGGACGGCACCACACGGCGCTGGATCTGCCACTGTTTCATGGCCATCAAGGACTCG GGGGAGCGTCTCAGCCACGCAGTCGGCTGCGCATTTGCTGCCTGCCTTGAGCGCAAGCAGAAGCGGGAGAAAGAGTGCGGGGTCACAGCCACCTTTGATGCCAACAGAACCACCTTCACTCGCGAGGGTTCATTCCGCGTCACCACAGCGACAGAGGCGGCCGAGCGGGAGGAGGTCATGAGGCAACTACAGGACGCCAAGAACG CAGAGACTGATGTGAAGGTAGCGGTTCCTGTGAGCTTGGCCGCATGTGCAACCAATTCGACGGCACCCCAGGCAGGAGGGTCCCCATCCCCGTCGTCCTCCCCACCGCTCTCGTCGTCCACCTTGGGGCCCCAGGCCATACCCCGCAGACACGCCCCTGCCGAGGCACTCGCTAGACAGGGCTCCTTCAGAGGCTTCCCGGCCCTCAGTCAGAAGACCTCCCCATTTAAACGCCAGCTTTCTCTGCGCATGAACGAGCTACCCTCCACCATGCAGCGCAAGTCGGACTTCCCCATCAAAAACACAG AAGTGTGCTCTGGTGTCCCTCCTCCAGTCCCAGAGGtagaaggagagggagacagcATCAGCTCGCTGTGCACCCAGATCACCACAGCCTTCAGTGGGGCCCCAGAGGACCCCTTCTCCTCAGCCCCCATGGCCAAACCAGCCTCTTCCCCACAGTCTCCTGTAGCACCag GAAGTGACTGGTCATCCCCAACACCGGTGATAGTAGTCCCGCCTACGTCCTCCCCAGCCATGCCCTCCCACAAACGCACACCGTCGGAGGCTGATCGCTGGTTGGAGGAGGTGTCCAAATCTGTCCGAGCCCATCAACCCAGCCCCATCATGGCAGCCGTGGCCACACCCCCGGGCCCGCAGTTCACCGCCCCCATGCCTATGCCTGTGGCATCCGTACCCCCGCTGGCCTTCATGCCGTCACTGCCCTCCGCAGTGCCCATTCTGCCCCCCCGCCAGCCCACCTACCACACCCAGGCCCCCGCCTCCTTCCCCATGTCCAACGGGCTACCTTTCTCACAGCCCAGTGTGCCTGTGGTGGGCATCACCCCTTCGCAGATGGTGGCCAATGTGTTTGGCTCAGCCGCTCAGCCCCAGCCATTCTCTGCCCCACCCGCCGCAATACCCCAGTACGATGCGCACGCCACCGGCAccgccagccctttcagcaaacCCCCCCAGCCGGCCGCCGCCCACCCTGCCCCACTCCAGCCGTCTAATGGCAGCATAGCCTTCAACGGGTCGGACAGTTGGGCCATCCCCTCCCAGCCTGCTCCCACCTCCCCTGCACCCCAGCTGCCCTCCCAGCAGCAGGCGGATGCCTTCGAGGCCCAGTGGGCAGCCCTGGAGAGCCGCTCCCGCCAGcgcacctccccctcccccacgaatcCCTTCTCCAGCGAGCTGCACAAGACCTTTGAGATCCAGCTCTGA
- the numb gene encoding protein numb homolog isoform X4, with the protein MNKLRQSFRRKKDVYVPESSRPHQWQTDEEAVRTGKCSFAVKYLGHVEVEESRGMHICEEAVKRLKTAGKKAVRAVLWVSADGLRVVDDKTKDLILDQTIEKVSFCAPDRNFERAFSYICRDGTTRRWICHCFMAIKDSGERLSHAVGCAFAACLERKQKREKECGVTATFDANRTTFTREGSFRVTTATEAAEREEVMRQLQDAKNAETDVKVAVPVSLAACATNSTAPQAGGSPSPSSSPPLSSSTLGPQAIPRRHAPAEALARQGSFRGFPALSQKTSPFKRQLSLRMNELPSTMQRKSDFPIKNTVPEVEGEGDSISSLCTQITTAFSGAPEDPFSSAPMAKPASSPQSPVAPGSDWSSPTPVIVVPPTSSPAMPSHKRTPSEADRWLEEVSKSVRAHQPSPIMAAVATPPGPQFTAPMPMPVASVPPLAFMPSLPSAVPILPPRQPTYHTQAPASFPMSNGLPFSQPSVPVVGITPSQMVANVFGSAAQPQPFSAPPAAIPQYDAHATGTASPFSKPPQPAAAHPAPLQPSNGSIAFNGSDSWAIPSQPAPTSPAPQLPSQQQADAFEAQWAALESRSRQRTSPSPTNPFSSELHKTFEIQL; encoded by the exons TACCTGGGCCATGTGGAGGTGGAGGAGTCACGGGGCATGCACATCTGCGAGGAAGCCGTAAAGCGCCTGAAGACG GCAGGGAAGAAGGCGGTCCGGGCGGTGTTGTGGGTGTCGGCAGATGGCCTCCGTGTCGTGGACGACAAAACCAAG GACCTGATTTTGGACCAGACGATAGAGAAGGTGTCTTTCTGCGCTCCGGACCGGAACTTTGAGCGGGCGTTCTCGTATATCTGTAGGGACGGCACCACACGGCGCTGGATCTGCCACTGTTTCATGGCCATCAAGGACTCG GGGGAGCGTCTCAGCCACGCAGTCGGCTGCGCATTTGCTGCCTGCCTTGAGCGCAAGCAGAAGCGGGAGAAAGAGTGCGGGGTCACAGCCACCTTTGATGCCAACAGAACCACCTTCACTCGCGAGGGTTCATTCCGCGTCACCACAGCGACAGAGGCGGCCGAGCGGGAGGAGGTCATGAGGCAACTACAGGACGCCAAGAACG CAGAGACTGATGTGAAGGTAGCGGTTCCTGTGAGCTTGGCCGCATGTGCAACCAATTCGACGGCACCCCAGGCAGGAGGGTCCCCATCCCCGTCGTCCTCCCCACCGCTCTCGTCGTCCACCTTGGGGCCCCAGGCCATACCCCGCAGACACGCCCCTGCCGAGGCACTCGCTAGACAGGGCTCCTTCAGAGGCTTCCCGGCCCTCAGTCAGAAGACCTCCCCATTTAAACGCCAGCTTTCTCTGCGCATGAACGAGCTACCCTCCACCATGCAGCGCAAGTCGGACTTCCCCATCAAAAACACAG TCCCAGAGGtagaaggagagggagacagcATCAGCTCGCTGTGCACCCAGATCACCACAGCCTTCAGTGGGGCCCCAGAGGACCCCTTCTCCTCAGCCCCCATGGCCAAACCAGCCTCTTCCCCACAGTCTCCTGTAGCACCag GAAGTGACTGGTCATCCCCAACACCGGTGATAGTAGTCCCGCCTACGTCCTCCCCAGCCATGCCCTCCCACAAACGCACACCGTCGGAGGCTGATCGCTGGTTGGAGGAGGTGTCCAAATCTGTCCGAGCCCATCAACCCAGCCCCATCATGGCAGCCGTGGCCACACCCCCGGGCCCGCAGTTCACCGCCCCCATGCCTATGCCTGTGGCATCCGTACCCCCGCTGGCCTTCATGCCGTCACTGCCCTCCGCAGTGCCCATTCTGCCCCCCCGCCAGCCCACCTACCACACCCAGGCCCCCGCCTCCTTCCCCATGTCCAACGGGCTACCTTTCTCACAGCCCAGTGTGCCTGTGGTGGGCATCACCCCTTCGCAGATGGTGGCCAATGTGTTTGGCTCAGCCGCTCAGCCCCAGCCATTCTCTGCCCCACCCGCCGCAATACCCCAGTACGATGCGCACGCCACCGGCAccgccagccctttcagcaaacCCCCCCAGCCGGCCGCCGCCCACCCTGCCCCACTCCAGCCGTCTAATGGCAGCATAGCCTTCAACGGGTCGGACAGTTGGGCCATCCCCTCCCAGCCTGCTCCCACCTCCCCTGCACCCCAGCTGCCCTCCCAGCAGCAGGCGGATGCCTTCGAGGCCCAGTGGGCAGCCCTGGAGAGCCGCTCCCGCCAGcgcacctccccctcccccacgaatcCCTTCTCCAGCGAGCTGCACAAGACCTTTGAGATCCAGCTCTGA
- the numb gene encoding protein numb homolog isoform X1 → MNKLRQSFRRKKDVYVPESSRPHQWQTDEEAVRTGKCSFAVKYLGHVEVEESRGMHICEEAVKRLKTDRKFFKGFFTKAGKKAVRAVLWVSADGLRVVDDKTKDLILDQTIEKVSFCAPDRNFERAFSYICRDGTTRRWICHCFMAIKDSGERLSHAVGCAFAACLERKQKREKECGVTATFDANRTTFTREGSFRVTTATEAAEREEVMRQLQDAKNAETDVKVAVPVSLAACATNSTAPQAGGSPSPSSSPPLSSSTLGPQAIPRRHAPAEALARQGSFRGFPALSQKTSPFKRQLSLRMNELPSTMQRKSDFPIKNTVPEVEGEGDSISSLCTQITTAFSGAPEDPFSSAPMAKPASSPQSPVAPGSDWSSPTPVIVVPPTSSPAMPSHKRTPSEADRWLEEVSKSVRAHQPSPIMAAVATPPGPQFTAPMPMPVASVPPLAFMPSLPSAVPILPPRQPTYHTQAPASFPMSNGLPFSQPSVPVVGITPSQMVANVFGSAAQPQPFSAPPAAIPQYDAHATGTASPFSKPPQPAAAHPAPLQPSNGSIAFNGSDSWAIPSQPAPTSPAPQLPSQQQADAFEAQWAALESRSRQRTSPSPTNPFSSELHKTFEIQL, encoded by the exons TACCTGGGCCATGTGGAGGTGGAGGAGTCACGGGGCATGCACATCTGCGAGGAAGCCGTAAAGCGCCTGAAGACG GACAGGAAGTTCTTCAAAGGATTCTTTACAAAA GCAGGGAAGAAGGCGGTCCGGGCGGTGTTGTGGGTGTCGGCAGATGGCCTCCGTGTCGTGGACGACAAAACCAAG GACCTGATTTTGGACCAGACGATAGAGAAGGTGTCTTTCTGCGCTCCGGACCGGAACTTTGAGCGGGCGTTCTCGTATATCTGTAGGGACGGCACCACACGGCGCTGGATCTGCCACTGTTTCATGGCCATCAAGGACTCG GGGGAGCGTCTCAGCCACGCAGTCGGCTGCGCATTTGCTGCCTGCCTTGAGCGCAAGCAGAAGCGGGAGAAAGAGTGCGGGGTCACAGCCACCTTTGATGCCAACAGAACCACCTTCACTCGCGAGGGTTCATTCCGCGTCACCACAGCGACAGAGGCGGCCGAGCGGGAGGAGGTCATGAGGCAACTACAGGACGCCAAGAACG CAGAGACTGATGTGAAGGTAGCGGTTCCTGTGAGCTTGGCCGCATGTGCAACCAATTCGACGGCACCCCAGGCAGGAGGGTCCCCATCCCCGTCGTCCTCCCCACCGCTCTCGTCGTCCACCTTGGGGCCCCAGGCCATACCCCGCAGACACGCCCCTGCCGAGGCACTCGCTAGACAGGGCTCCTTCAGAGGCTTCCCGGCCCTCAGTCAGAAGACCTCCCCATTTAAACGCCAGCTTTCTCTGCGCATGAACGAGCTACCCTCCACCATGCAGCGCAAGTCGGACTTCCCCATCAAAAACACAG TCCCAGAGGtagaaggagagggagacagcATCAGCTCGCTGTGCACCCAGATCACCACAGCCTTCAGTGGGGCCCCAGAGGACCCCTTCTCCTCAGCCCCCATGGCCAAACCAGCCTCTTCCCCACAGTCTCCTGTAGCACCag GAAGTGACTGGTCATCCCCAACACCGGTGATAGTAGTCCCGCCTACGTCCTCCCCAGCCATGCCCTCCCACAAACGCACACCGTCGGAGGCTGATCGCTGGTTGGAGGAGGTGTCCAAATCTGTCCGAGCCCATCAACCCAGCCCCATCATGGCAGCCGTGGCCACACCCCCGGGCCCGCAGTTCACCGCCCCCATGCCTATGCCTGTGGCATCCGTACCCCCGCTGGCCTTCATGCCGTCACTGCCCTCCGCAGTGCCCATTCTGCCCCCCCGCCAGCCCACCTACCACACCCAGGCCCCCGCCTCCTTCCCCATGTCCAACGGGCTACCTTTCTCACAGCCCAGTGTGCCTGTGGTGGGCATCACCCCTTCGCAGATGGTGGCCAATGTGTTTGGCTCAGCCGCTCAGCCCCAGCCATTCTCTGCCCCACCCGCCGCAATACCCCAGTACGATGCGCACGCCACCGGCAccgccagccctttcagcaaacCCCCCCAGCCGGCCGCCGCCCACCCTGCCCCACTCCAGCCGTCTAATGGCAGCATAGCCTTCAACGGGTCGGACAGTTGGGCCATCCCCTCCCAGCCTGCTCCCACCTCCCCTGCACCCCAGCTGCCCTCCCAGCAGCAGGCGGATGCCTTCGAGGCCCAGTGGGCAGCCCTGGAGAGCCGCTCCCGCCAGcgcacctccccctcccccacgaatcCCTTCTCCAGCGAGCTGCACAAGACCTTTGAGATCCAGCTCTGA